Proteins co-encoded in one Medicago truncatula cultivar Jemalong A17 chromosome 8, MtrunA17r5.0-ANR, whole genome shotgun sequence genomic window:
- the LOC25502001 gene encoding recQ-mediated genome instability protein 1 isoform X3 has translation MHIRRLRLDDDDEAAVIAAVEAVEAQPLPQPQIVPSEPVVLSDDDVSDDHSLPTPPPPPPPVPPPQASDCPVNDFLRRFGFCIKRDSLATCIRELGESMNGFQGFDVATKAKLCFEQFLFSDLNFCGSGVLPSNVASMHLDTLPGPYVLQVDEIVNLCCPLRSRYQQAPPTRKRCLKLSMTDGIQRVFGMEYRSINALEVCASSGLKVAISNVQVRRGMLMLVPETIEVLGGLVEQLDAARKRLVDELNKPARGKRTINGVLPPLATRATLAAWAASRVDDLSHSSPTLYGTNTVQANNQAGTGHRISGTSNNLTTEDTSRMSAQNATSNSIPHMVSNVEQTNIDMRHQQGAGITTEYTSRMGAENANSNSIPRMISNTERTNIDMRRQQGASITTEYTSRMGAQNSTSNSIPHMVSNVERMNIDMQRRRGASITPEDASPMDAQNATSNLIPLMVSTVESMNIDMQRCTNPVSHNSSMANQTSSIAEEMHIDTANITMENSVDNQSSHMNSNVAVAHEDTIHVTRESSVTAVCSSVSENLETERGRVPVITDQEVPFTYLASLSAKWAAMKETDPLVRGKIKCFLTGVKGFQYKKRTTYELQAYVDDGSLISEILIDHDVVQKGIGYSPMEVTAALSSSDTNIVNNMKETMRKFQTFLANFEGVILVELNRRYSLPIALDMSQGCPKSDAWSLLTRLKSYHPAQALNHFPSDTIVLSP, from the exons atgcacatacGCCGTCTCAGACTCGACGACGACGATGAAGCCGCCGTCATCGCCGCCGTCGAAGCCGTCGAAGCTCAACCTCTACCACAACCTCAAATAGTTCCCTCGGAACCAGTCGTACTCTCCGACGATGACGTCTCCGATGACCACTCCCTTCCCACtcctccaccacctcctccgCCGGTTCCTCCACCTCAGGCTTCGGATTGTCCCGTCAACGATTTTCTTCGCCGTTTTGGATTCTGCATAAAGAGAGACTCGCTTGCTACTTGTATTCGCGAACTAGGGGAATCGATGAACGGCTTCCAAGGGTTTGATGTTGCTACAAAGGCAAAACTCTGTTTCGAGCAGTTTCTATTTTCTGATCTCAATTTCTGTGGTAGTGGTGTGCTCCCTTCGAATGTTGCTTCCATGCATCTCGATACTCTCCCTGGTCCCTACGTATTGCAG GTTGATGAAATTGTCAATCTCTGTTGTCCTCTGCGAAGCAGATATCAACAAGCTCCTCCAACGCGTAAAAGGTGCCTGAAGTTGTCAATGACTGATGGTATTCAAAGAGTCTTTGGGATGGAGTACAGGTCTATTAATGCTCTTGAAGTTTGTGCATCTTCTGGTTTAAAG GTCGCAATCTCTAATGTACAAGTGCGCCGTGGAATGTTGATGCTGGTTCCTGAAACCATTGAAGTATTGGGGGGATTAGTTGAGCAGCTGGATGCTGCTCGAAAGCGGCTGGTTGATGAACTAAATAAGCCAGCTAGGGGAAAAAG AACCATAAATGGAGTGCTTCCTCCTTTAGCAACCAGAGCGACTCTTGCTGCATGGGCTGCAAGTAGAGTTGATGATCTCAGTCACAGTAGCCCAACGTTGTACGGTACTAATACTGTCCAGGCAAACAACCAAG CAGGTACCGGCCACAGGATTTCTGGCACCagtaacaacttaacaactgaAGATACTTCACGCATGAGTGCACAAAATGCTACTTCCAATTCAATACCCCACATGGTTTCAAACGTGGAGCAAACAAATATTGACATGCGGCACCAGCAGGGTGCCGGCATAACAACTGAATACACTTCGCGCATGGGTGCAGAAAATGCTAATTCCAATTCAATACCCCGCATGATTTCAAACACGGAGCGAACAAATATTGACATGCGGCGCCAGCAGGGTGCCAGCATAACAACTGAATATACTTCACGCATGGGTGCACAGAATTCTACTTCCAATTCAATACCCCACATGGTTTCAAACGTGGAGCGAATGAATATCGATATGCAGCGCCGGCGGGGTGCCAGTATAACACCCGAAGATGCTTCGCCTATGGATGCACAAAATGCTACTTCAAATTTAATACCTCTCATGGTTTCAACTGTGGAGTCAATGAATATTGATATGCAGCGGTGTACCAATCCCGTGTCCCATAATAGTTCAATGGCTAACCAGACTTCTTCAATAGCTGAGGAGATGCATATAGATACTGCTAATATTACCATGGAAAACTCTGTTGACAACCAATCTTCTCACATGAACTCAAATGTTGCAGTGGCACATGAAGACACCATTCATGTAACAAGAGAAAGTTCTGTGACTGCAGTGTGTTCTTCTGTTTCTGAAAATCTAGAGACAGAAAGGGGCAGAGTTCCTGTAATCACAG ACCAAGAAGTTCCTTTCACATACTTAGCTAGTTTGTCAGCCAAGTGGGCAGCAATGAAGGAGACAGATCCTCTGGTTCGGGGTAAAATTAAG tgCTTTCTGACTGGCGTAAAAGGATTCCAGTATAAGAAAAGGACAACCTACGAGCTTCAAGCCTATGTAGATGACGGTAGCCTTATTTCTGAAATCCTCATTGAtcatgat GTTGTACAGAAAGGAATTGGTTATTCTCCCATGGAGGTCACTGCGGCTCTTTCTTCTTCTGACACAAATATAGTCAACAACATGAAGGAGACTATGCGCAAATTCCAAACTTTCTTAGCAAACTTTGAG GGAGTAATACTTGTGGAATTAAATAGAAGATATTCCCTTCCAATTGCCCTTGACATGAGTCAAGGCTGTCCTAAATCTGATGCGTGGTCCCTTCTGACAAGGCTGAAGTCTTATCACCCTGCACAAGCTCTAAACCATTTCCCTTCAGACACAATCGTTTTATCCCCATAA
- the LOC25502001 gene encoding recQ-mediated genome instability protein 1 isoform X1 has product MHIRRLRLDDDDEAAVIAAVEAVEAQPLPQPQIVPSEPVVLSDDDVSDDHSLPTPPPPPPPVPPPQASDCPVNDFLRRFGFCIKRDSLATCIRELGESMNGFQGFDVATKAKLCFEQFLFSDLNFCGSGVLPSNVASMHLDTLPGPYVLQVDEIVNLCCPLRSRYQQAPPTRKRCLKLSMTDGIQRVFGMEYRSINALEVCASSGLKVAISNVQVRRGMLMLVPETIEVLGGLVEQLDAARKRLVDELNKPARGKRTINGVLPPLATRATLAAWAASRVDDLSHSSPTLYGTNTVQANNQAGTGHRISGTSNNLTTEDTSRMSAQNATSNSIPHMVSNVEQTNIDMRHQQGAGITTEYTSRMGAENANSNSIPRMISNTERTNIDMRRQQGASITTEYTSRMGAQNSTSNSIPHMVSNVERMNIDMQRRRGASITPEDASPMDAQNATSNLIPLMVSTVESMNIDMQRCTNPVSHNSSMANQTSSIAEEMHIDTANITMENSVDNQSSHMNSNVAVAHEDTIHVTRESSVTAVCSSVSENLETERGRVPVITGNTSLNGSASNVFNNEDILMEDASDNPLILSVDQEVPFTYLASLSAKWAAMKETDPLVRGKIKCFLTGVKGFQYKKRTTYELQAYVDDGSLISEILIDHDVVQKGIGYSPMEVTAALSSSDTNIVNNMKETMRKFQTFLANFEGVILVELNRRYSLPIALDMSQGCPKSDAWSLLTRLKSYHPAQALNHFPSDTIVLSP; this is encoded by the exons atgcacatacGCCGTCTCAGACTCGACGACGACGATGAAGCCGCCGTCATCGCCGCCGTCGAAGCCGTCGAAGCTCAACCTCTACCACAACCTCAAATAGTTCCCTCGGAACCAGTCGTACTCTCCGACGATGACGTCTCCGATGACCACTCCCTTCCCACtcctccaccacctcctccgCCGGTTCCTCCACCTCAGGCTTCGGATTGTCCCGTCAACGATTTTCTTCGCCGTTTTGGATTCTGCATAAAGAGAGACTCGCTTGCTACTTGTATTCGCGAACTAGGGGAATCGATGAACGGCTTCCAAGGGTTTGATGTTGCTACAAAGGCAAAACTCTGTTTCGAGCAGTTTCTATTTTCTGATCTCAATTTCTGTGGTAGTGGTGTGCTCCCTTCGAATGTTGCTTCCATGCATCTCGATACTCTCCCTGGTCCCTACGTATTGCAG GTTGATGAAATTGTCAATCTCTGTTGTCCTCTGCGAAGCAGATATCAACAAGCTCCTCCAACGCGTAAAAGGTGCCTGAAGTTGTCAATGACTGATGGTATTCAAAGAGTCTTTGGGATGGAGTACAGGTCTATTAATGCTCTTGAAGTTTGTGCATCTTCTGGTTTAAAG GTCGCAATCTCTAATGTACAAGTGCGCCGTGGAATGTTGATGCTGGTTCCTGAAACCATTGAAGTATTGGGGGGATTAGTTGAGCAGCTGGATGCTGCTCGAAAGCGGCTGGTTGATGAACTAAATAAGCCAGCTAGGGGAAAAAG AACCATAAATGGAGTGCTTCCTCCTTTAGCAACCAGAGCGACTCTTGCTGCATGGGCTGCAAGTAGAGTTGATGATCTCAGTCACAGTAGCCCAACGTTGTACGGTACTAATACTGTCCAGGCAAACAACCAAG CAGGTACCGGCCACAGGATTTCTGGCACCagtaacaacttaacaactgaAGATACTTCACGCATGAGTGCACAAAATGCTACTTCCAATTCAATACCCCACATGGTTTCAAACGTGGAGCAAACAAATATTGACATGCGGCACCAGCAGGGTGCCGGCATAACAACTGAATACACTTCGCGCATGGGTGCAGAAAATGCTAATTCCAATTCAATACCCCGCATGATTTCAAACACGGAGCGAACAAATATTGACATGCGGCGCCAGCAGGGTGCCAGCATAACAACTGAATATACTTCACGCATGGGTGCACAGAATTCTACTTCCAATTCAATACCCCACATGGTTTCAAACGTGGAGCGAATGAATATCGATATGCAGCGCCGGCGGGGTGCCAGTATAACACCCGAAGATGCTTCGCCTATGGATGCACAAAATGCTACTTCAAATTTAATACCTCTCATGGTTTCAACTGTGGAGTCAATGAATATTGATATGCAGCGGTGTACCAATCCCGTGTCCCATAATAGTTCAATGGCTAACCAGACTTCTTCAATAGCTGAGGAGATGCATATAGATACTGCTAATATTACCATGGAAAACTCTGTTGACAACCAATCTTCTCACATGAACTCAAATGTTGCAGTGGCACATGAAGACACCATTCATGTAACAAGAGAAAGTTCTGTGACTGCAGTGTGTTCTTCTGTTTCTGAAAATCTAGAGACAGAAAGGGGCAGAGTTCCTGTAATCACAGGTAATACTTCTCTGAACGGATCTGCCTCCAATGTTTTTAACAATGAAGATATCCTGATGGAGGACGCCAGTGACAATCCACTTATACTTTCTGTAGACCAAGAAGTTCCTTTCACATACTTAGCTAGTTTGTCAGCCAAGTGGGCAGCAATGAAGGAGACAGATCCTCTGGTTCGGGGTAAAATTAAG tgCTTTCTGACTGGCGTAAAAGGATTCCAGTATAAGAAAAGGACAACCTACGAGCTTCAAGCCTATGTAGATGACGGTAGCCTTATTTCTGAAATCCTCATTGAtcatgat GTTGTACAGAAAGGAATTGGTTATTCTCCCATGGAGGTCACTGCGGCTCTTTCTTCTTCTGACACAAATATAGTCAACAACATGAAGGAGACTATGCGCAAATTCCAAACTTTCTTAGCAAACTTTGAG GGAGTAATACTTGTGGAATTAAATAGAAGATATTCCCTTCCAATTGCCCTTGACATGAGTCAAGGCTGTCCTAAATCTGATGCGTGGTCCCTTCTGACAAGGCTGAAGTCTTATCACCCTGCACAAGCTCTAAACCATTTCCCTTCAGACACAATCGTTTTATCCCCATAA
- the LOC25502001 gene encoding recQ-mediated genome instability protein 1 isoform X2, producing the protein MHIRRLRLDDDDEAAVIAAVEAVEAQPLPQPQIVPSEPVVLSDDDVSDDHSLPTPPPPPPPVPPPQASDCPVNDFLRRFGFCIKRDSLATCIRELGESMNGFQGFDVATKAKLCFEQFLFSDLNFCGSGVLPSNVASMHLDTLPGPYVLQVDEIVNLCCPLRSRYQQAPPTRKRCLKLSMTDGIQRVFGMEYRSINALEVCASSGLKVAISNVQVRRGMLMLVPETIEVLGGLVEQLDAARKRLVDELNKPARGKRTINGVLPPLATRATLAAWAASRVDDLSHSSPTLYGTNTVQANNQGTGHRISGTSNNLTTEDTSRMSAQNATSNSIPHMVSNVEQTNIDMRHQQGAGITTEYTSRMGAENANSNSIPRMISNTERTNIDMRRQQGASITTEYTSRMGAQNSTSNSIPHMVSNVERMNIDMQRRRGASITPEDASPMDAQNATSNLIPLMVSTVESMNIDMQRCTNPVSHNSSMANQTSSIAEEMHIDTANITMENSVDNQSSHMNSNVAVAHEDTIHVTRESSVTAVCSSVSENLETERGRVPVITGNTSLNGSASNVFNNEDILMEDASDNPLILSVDQEVPFTYLASLSAKWAAMKETDPLVRGKIKCFLTGVKGFQYKKRTTYELQAYVDDGSLISEILIDHDVVQKGIGYSPMEVTAALSSSDTNIVNNMKETMRKFQTFLANFEGVILVELNRRYSLPIALDMSQGCPKSDAWSLLTRLKSYHPAQALNHFPSDTIVLSP; encoded by the exons atgcacatacGCCGTCTCAGACTCGACGACGACGATGAAGCCGCCGTCATCGCCGCCGTCGAAGCCGTCGAAGCTCAACCTCTACCACAACCTCAAATAGTTCCCTCGGAACCAGTCGTACTCTCCGACGATGACGTCTCCGATGACCACTCCCTTCCCACtcctccaccacctcctccgCCGGTTCCTCCACCTCAGGCTTCGGATTGTCCCGTCAACGATTTTCTTCGCCGTTTTGGATTCTGCATAAAGAGAGACTCGCTTGCTACTTGTATTCGCGAACTAGGGGAATCGATGAACGGCTTCCAAGGGTTTGATGTTGCTACAAAGGCAAAACTCTGTTTCGAGCAGTTTCTATTTTCTGATCTCAATTTCTGTGGTAGTGGTGTGCTCCCTTCGAATGTTGCTTCCATGCATCTCGATACTCTCCCTGGTCCCTACGTATTGCAG GTTGATGAAATTGTCAATCTCTGTTGTCCTCTGCGAAGCAGATATCAACAAGCTCCTCCAACGCGTAAAAGGTGCCTGAAGTTGTCAATGACTGATGGTATTCAAAGAGTCTTTGGGATGGAGTACAGGTCTATTAATGCTCTTGAAGTTTGTGCATCTTCTGGTTTAAAG GTCGCAATCTCTAATGTACAAGTGCGCCGTGGAATGTTGATGCTGGTTCCTGAAACCATTGAAGTATTGGGGGGATTAGTTGAGCAGCTGGATGCTGCTCGAAAGCGGCTGGTTGATGAACTAAATAAGCCAGCTAGGGGAAAAAG AACCATAAATGGAGTGCTTCCTCCTTTAGCAACCAGAGCGACTCTTGCTGCATGGGCTGCAAGTAGAGTTGATGATCTCAGTCACAGTAGCCCAACGTTGTACGGTACTAATACTGTCCAGGCAAACAACCAAG GTACCGGCCACAGGATTTCTGGCACCagtaacaacttaacaactgaAGATACTTCACGCATGAGTGCACAAAATGCTACTTCCAATTCAATACCCCACATGGTTTCAAACGTGGAGCAAACAAATATTGACATGCGGCACCAGCAGGGTGCCGGCATAACAACTGAATACACTTCGCGCATGGGTGCAGAAAATGCTAATTCCAATTCAATACCCCGCATGATTTCAAACACGGAGCGAACAAATATTGACATGCGGCGCCAGCAGGGTGCCAGCATAACAACTGAATATACTTCACGCATGGGTGCACAGAATTCTACTTCCAATTCAATACCCCACATGGTTTCAAACGTGGAGCGAATGAATATCGATATGCAGCGCCGGCGGGGTGCCAGTATAACACCCGAAGATGCTTCGCCTATGGATGCACAAAATGCTACTTCAAATTTAATACCTCTCATGGTTTCAACTGTGGAGTCAATGAATATTGATATGCAGCGGTGTACCAATCCCGTGTCCCATAATAGTTCAATGGCTAACCAGACTTCTTCAATAGCTGAGGAGATGCATATAGATACTGCTAATATTACCATGGAAAACTCTGTTGACAACCAATCTTCTCACATGAACTCAAATGTTGCAGTGGCACATGAAGACACCATTCATGTAACAAGAGAAAGTTCTGTGACTGCAGTGTGTTCTTCTGTTTCTGAAAATCTAGAGACAGAAAGGGGCAGAGTTCCTGTAATCACAGGTAATACTTCTCTGAACGGATCTGCCTCCAATGTTTTTAACAATGAAGATATCCTGATGGAGGACGCCAGTGACAATCCACTTATACTTTCTGTAGACCAAGAAGTTCCTTTCACATACTTAGCTAGTTTGTCAGCCAAGTGGGCAGCAATGAAGGAGACAGATCCTCTGGTTCGGGGTAAAATTAAG tgCTTTCTGACTGGCGTAAAAGGATTCCAGTATAAGAAAAGGACAACCTACGAGCTTCAAGCCTATGTAGATGACGGTAGCCTTATTTCTGAAATCCTCATTGAtcatgat GTTGTACAGAAAGGAATTGGTTATTCTCCCATGGAGGTCACTGCGGCTCTTTCTTCTTCTGACACAAATATAGTCAACAACATGAAGGAGACTATGCGCAAATTCCAAACTTTCTTAGCAAACTTTGAG GGAGTAATACTTGTGGAATTAAATAGAAGATATTCCCTTCCAATTGCCCTTGACATGAGTCAAGGCTGTCCTAAATCTGATGCGTGGTCCCTTCTGACAAGGCTGAAGTCTTATCACCCTGCACAAGCTCTAAACCATTTCCCTTCAGACACAATCGTTTTATCCCCATAA